In Methanofollis sp. UBA420, one DNA window encodes the following:
- a CDS encoding PEGA domain-containing protein produces the protein MDRTQILILGIALLVCTVPAVASAAAETIGGDQGYYAVHCNVDGAKVYFDNDLKGEITSGRLLVPVYVTGTPYKTISIEADGYETYTTSIVEYPAKGETVDINANLQQAPIGGDMGAFLVKSNVEGAKVFFDNDLKGEIANGELVVRVYVTGTPYKTISVEADGYETYTAPVTEYPAKSETVTITATLQQAPIGGDMGAFLVKSNVEGAKVAFDGEAKGEIKNGELLVRVYVTGTPYKTVTVSAEGYAPQSVGISQYPAKGETVEIDTTLTPVTPTQSPLSPFAVLGSLCICGAFLLLRREN, from the coding sequence ATGGACAGAACGCAGATCCTGATTCTGGGCATCGCCCTCCTCGTCTGCACCGTCCCTGCCGTCGCCAGTGCCGCGGCAGAGACGATCGGCGGCGACCAGGGCTATTATGCCGTCCACTGCAACGTCGACGGCGCAAAGGTCTACTTCGACAACGACCTCAAGGGCGAGATCACGAGCGGCCGCCTTCTGGTGCCGGTCTACGTGACAGGCACGCCGTACAAGACCATCAGCATCGAGGCAGACGGCTATGAGACCTACACCACCTCGATCGTCGAGTACCCGGCCAAGGGCGAGACCGTCGACATCAACGCCAACCTCCAGCAGGCACCGATCGGCGGCGACATGGGCGCATTCCTCGTGAAGTCCAATGTCGAGGGGGCAAAGGTCTTCTTCGACAACGACCTCAAGGGCGAGATCGCAAACGGCGAACTCGTCGTCCGCGTCTATGTGACAGGCACGCCGTACAAGACCATCAGCGTCGAGGCCGACGGCTACGAGACATACACCGCACCGGTCACCGAGTACCCGGCCAAGAGCGAGACCGTCACTATCACGGCGACCCTCCAGCAGGCTCCGATCGGCGGCGACATGGGCGCATTCCTCGTGAAGTCCAATGTCGAAGGGGCAAAGGTCGCCTTTGACGGCGAGGCCAAGGGCGAGATCAAAAACGGCGAACTCCTTGTCAGGGTCTACGTGACAGGCACGCCGTACAAGACTGTCACCGTCAGCGCCGAGGGCTACGCGCCGCAGTCCGTCGGGATCAGCCAGTACCCGGCAAAAGGGGAGACTGTCGAGATCGACACCACCCTCACGCCGGTAACCCCCACGCAGTCCCCGCTCTCACCCTTCGCGGTGCTCGGGTCCCTCTGCATCTGCGGGGCTTTCCTCCTGCTGCGGCGGGAAAATTAA